A portion of the Gossypium arboreum isolate Shixiya-1 chromosome 8, ASM2569848v2, whole genome shotgun sequence genome contains these proteins:
- the LOC108470040 gene encoding RGG repeats nuclear RNA binding protein A-like isoform X2, with protein MKVLVVEVVVGEDMDVVVVVVVVTDVILQMTRTYSAIMLRGYGDADGERPRRLYERRSGTGRGNELKREGSGRGNWGTQTDELAQVTEEVANGGERNLGDEKPAGEEDARDANKESASNEPEEKEPEDKEMTLEEYEKVLEEKRKALQALKIEERKVDAKEFESMQQLSNKKSNDEVFIKLGSDKDKRKEAYDREERAKKSVSINEFLKPAEGERYYNPSGRGRGRGRGSRGFGGGNAARDVAAPSIEDPGHFPILGGK; from the exons ATGAAGGTGCTCGTGGTGGAGGTCGTGGTGGGCGAGGATATGGACGTGGTGGTAGTGGTAGTGGTGGTTACAGACGTGATTTTGCAAATGACGAGAACTTATTCAGCAATAATGCT GCGTGGTTATGGTG ATGCAGACGGGGAGCGACCTCGCAGATTGTATGAACGCCGTAGTGGGACAGGGCGCGG AAATGAGCTCAAACGTGAAGGCTCTGGTCGTGGTAATTGGGGAACTCAGACTGATGAACTTGCTCA GGTGACTGAAGAAGTTGCCAATGGAGGTGAGAGGAATTTAGGTGATGAAAAGCCAGCAGGAGAAGAGGATGCTAGAGATGCTAACAAGGAGAGTGCTTCAAACGAGCCTGAAGAAAAAGAGCCCGAGGATAAG GAGATGACTCTTGAGGAGTATGAGAAGGTGCTGGAAGAGAAGAGGAAGGCTCTGCAGGCTCTCAAGATCGAGGAAAGAAAAGTAGATGCCAAGGAGTTTGAATCTATGCAACAGCTTTCAAACAAGAAAAGTAATGATGAGGTCTTCATCAAATTG GGATCTGATAAAGATAAGAGAAAAGAGGCTTATGACAGAGAAGAGAGAGCAAAAAAG TCTGTCAGCATTAATGAATTTCTGAAGCCTGCTGAAGGGGAGAGGTACTATAATCCAAGTGGACGTGGGCGTGGTCGTGGGCGAGGTTCAAGAGGATTCGGTGGAGGTAATGCAGCAAGAGATGTGGCGGCACCATCCATTGAAGACCCTGGGCACTTCCCAATTCTTGGGGGCAAGTGA
- the LOC108470040 gene encoding RGG repeats nuclear RNA binding protein A-like isoform X1, whose amino-acid sequence MAGLNPFDLLGDDDTGELSLLIAAQQKAVAATATAAAPKKGPAKSQAKTQPATQAKLPSKPLPPAQAVREAKNEGARGGGRGGRGYGRGGSGSGGYRRDFANDENLFSNNAVPEDGESGKPSERRGYGGPRPYRGGRRGGFSNGEDADGERPRRLYERRSGTGRGNELKREGSGRGNWGTQTDELAQVTEEVANGGERNLGDEKPAGEEDARDANKESASNEPEEKEPEDKEMTLEEYEKVLEEKRKALQALKIEERKVDAKEFESMQQLSNKKSNDEVFIKLGSDKDKRKEAYDREERAKKSVSINEFLKPAEGERYYNPSGRGRGRGRGSRGFGGGNAARDVAAPSIEDPGHFPILGGK is encoded by the exons ATGGCTGGCTTGAACCCTTTTGATTTGTTGGGGGATGACGACACTGGGGAACTATCATTGCTGATCGCTGCTCAGCAAAAGGCTGTCGCAGCCACTGCTACTGCTGCTGCCCCAAAGAAGGGCCCAGCAAAGTCTCAAGCTAAGACGCAGCCTGCAACTCAGGCTAAGCTTCCCTCCAAGCCTCTCCCTCCTGCTCAGGCTG TGAGGGAGGCAAAGAATGAAGGTGCTCGTGGTGGAGGTCGTGGTGGGCGAGGATATGGACGTGGTGGTAGTGGTAGTGGTGGTTACAGACGTGATTTTGCAAATGACGAGAACTTATTCAGCAATAATGCTGTACCTGAAGATGGAGAGAGTGGAAAACCCTCTGAAAGGCGTGGTTATGGTGGTCCTCGACCTTACCGTGGTGGTCGCCGTGGTGGTTTCAGTAATGGGGAAGATGCAGACGGGGAGCGACCTCGCAGATTGTATGAACGCCGTAGTGGGACAGGGCGCGG AAATGAGCTCAAACGTGAAGGCTCTGGTCGTGGTAATTGGGGAACTCAGACTGATGAACTTGCTCA GGTGACTGAAGAAGTTGCCAATGGAGGTGAGAGGAATTTAGGTGATGAAAAGCCAGCAGGAGAAGAGGATGCTAGAGATGCTAACAAGGAGAGTGCTTCAAACGAGCCTGAAGAAAAAGAGCCCGAGGATAAG GAGATGACTCTTGAGGAGTATGAGAAGGTGCTGGAAGAGAAGAGGAAGGCTCTGCAGGCTCTCAAGATCGAGGAAAGAAAAGTAGATGCCAAGGAGTTTGAATCTATGCAACAGCTTTCAAACAAGAAAAGTAATGATGAGGTCTTCATCAAATTG GGATCTGATAAAGATAAGAGAAAAGAGGCTTATGACAGAGAAGAGAGAGCAAAAAAG TCTGTCAGCATTAATGAATTTCTGAAGCCTGCTGAAGGGGAGAGGTACTATAATCCAAGTGGACGTGGGCGTGGTCGTGGGCGAGGTTCAAGAGGATTCGGTGGAGGTAATGCAGCAAGAGATGTGGCGGCACCATCCATTGAAGACCCTGGGCACTTCCCAATTCTTGGGGGCAAGTGA